Sequence from the Thiohalospira halophila DSM 15071 genome:
CCGCGCCCGTGCGGCGAACTACCCGAAGGAGAGAACAATGGCATCACGTGGCGTGAACAAGGTCATCCTCATCGGCAACCTCGGCGCCGACCCGGAGGTCCGCTACACCCAGAACGGCTCCGCCGTCGCCAACCTGCGGCTGGCCACCTCCGAGCAGTGGCGCGACAAGCAGACCGGGGAGAACCAGGAGCGCACCGAGTGGCACCGGGTGGCCATGTTCGGCCGCCTCGGGGAGATCGCCGGGGAGTACCTGAAGAAGGGCTCCAAGGTCTACATCGAGGGCAAGCTCCAGACCCGCAAGTGGCAGGCCCAGGACGGCTCCGACCGCTACACCACCGAGGTGGTCGCCAACGAGATGCAGATGCTCGACAGCCGCGGCGGTGGCGGCGGCGACTTCGGCGGCGGCCAGCAGCAGGGCGGCTTCCAGGGCGGCCAGGGCCAGCAGCAGGGGGGCGGCGCGCCCCAGGGCCAGCCGGCCCCCCAGGGCGGCGGCGGCGCCTTCGACGACATGGACGACGATATCCCGTTCTAGGAGGGTCCGTTAGTCCGCGCAGAAAAAGGCCCGCTCACGATGAGCGGGCCTTTTTGCGTTGGGGCCCCGGTCGCCGAAGCCACCGGGACGGGCAGGGCTACCGGGCGTAGACCTGCTGCAGGCGCTGGTTGAAGGGCTCCGCCTCCATGAAGCCCACCACCCGCTGGCGGCTCTTCTCGTCGCCCTCGCGATCGAAGAAGAGGATGGCCGGCGGGCCGATGAGGTCGAACTCCCGCAGCAGCGCCTTGTCCTCGGCGGTGTTGTCGGTGACGTCCGCCTGGAGCAGGAGGACGTTGTTCTCCGCCAGGGTGCTCTGCACCTCGGAGTCCGAGAAGGTGTACTTCTCGAACTCCTTGCAGGAGACGCACCAGTCGGCATAGAAGTCGAACATCACCGGCCGGTCATTGGCCGCCGCCTGCTCCACGGCGCTGTTGAGCTCCTCCACGGTGCCCACGCGGCGGAACTCCAGGTGCTCCTCCT
This genomic interval carries:
- the ssb gene encoding single-stranded DNA-binding protein, whose translation is MASRGVNKVILIGNLGADPEVRYTQNGSAVANLRLATSEQWRDKQTGENQERTEWHRVAMFGRLGEIAGEYLKKGSKVYIEGKLQTRKWQAQDGSDRYTTEVVANEMQMLDSRGGGGGDFGGGQQQGGFQGGQGQQQGGGAPQGQPAPQGGGGAFDDMDDDIPF